The proteins below come from a single Streptomyces sp. M92 genomic window:
- a CDS encoding ABC transporter permease codes for MSATETKTPAARAAKGPATTPMSRMTALARAEMTLLGRNKGTVFASLFVPLVLPLSVYSASQEMDLAEVGLTPGMLVLPAAVGFSLLFAVYSSLVGVFVVRREELVLKRLRTGELRDVEILSGSAMPAVLAGLVQSLLLAVGCAVLLDLSTPSAPHLAVLGLLLGLVMCAALAAVTASFTRTGESAQVTPLPFTFVSMIGSGMFVPLDLFPDQVASVCELLPLTPVVTLVRGGWAGDLSAAEALGAVATAVAWTVVAVFAVRRRFRWEPRH; via the coding sequence ATGAGCGCCACGGAGACCAAGACCCCCGCGGCGCGCGCCGCCAAGGGCCCGGCCACCACACCGATGAGCCGGATGACGGCGCTCGCCCGCGCCGAAATGACCCTGCTGGGACGGAACAAGGGCACCGTCTTCGCCTCGCTGTTCGTGCCGCTGGTGCTGCCGCTCAGCGTGTACTCGGCGTCCCAGGAGATGGACCTCGCCGAGGTCGGGCTGACCCCCGGCATGCTGGTGCTGCCCGCCGCGGTCGGCTTCTCCCTGCTGTTCGCCGTCTACTCCTCCCTCGTCGGCGTCTTCGTCGTCCGGCGCGAGGAGCTCGTCCTCAAGCGGCTGCGCACCGGCGAACTCCGGGACGTCGAGATCCTCAGCGGCTCCGCGATGCCGGCCGTGCTCGCCGGACTCGTGCAGAGCCTGCTGCTCGCCGTGGGCTGTGCCGTCCTGCTGGACCTGTCCACGCCGTCCGCGCCCCACCTCGCCGTGCTCGGTCTGCTGCTGGGCCTCGTGATGTGCGCCGCGCTCGCCGCCGTCACCGCGAGTTTCACCCGTACCGGGGAGAGCGCGCAGGTCACACCGCTGCCGTTCACGTTCGTCTCGATGATCGGCTCCGGCATGTTCGTACCGCTGGACCTCTTCCCCGACCAGGTGGCCTCCGTCTGCGAGCTGCTGCCGCTGACGCCCGTCGTCACCCTGGTCCGCGGCGGCTGGGCCGGCGACCTCTCGGCCGCCGAGGCGCTGGGCGCCGTGGCGACGGCGGTGGCCTGGACCGTGGTCGCGGTGTTTGCTGTACGGCGGCGGTTCCGGTGGGAGCCGCGGCACTGA
- a CDS encoding sensor histidine kinase, whose translation MRRPRRWWGRKSTPAKVETYTRWSFHFFGLAEIAAAGVSAFSQVDARLAAVLFLAVTAHAVVLMVVASRTLDWELGLRKKPVRPLWVLAVLTMVIAAAALTFAKRGPDNDAAAAAAGGVFGCVVTIGSGVLALGVRSHRHTAALVLGVATGTGALSLVLGAPVPAALFTAGVVLVGGGFISFTCVFSVWLLNAVYQLDEARETRARLAVAEERLRFGRDLHDVMGRNLAVIALKSELAVQLSRRGRSEAVEQMIEVQRIAQESQREVRDVVRGYREAALEVELAGARGVLSAAGIDAVVTGETAGLPPEVQSALGWVVREATTNVLRHGNAQKCAVAVRVSEGRAVLTVENDGVAEVTDDGGAARPGGSGLAGLRERLAAVDGTLEAGSAGKGVFRLRAEVPLPASAGAGVLEAAS comes from the coding sequence ATGCGCAGGCCGAGGCGCTGGTGGGGGCGGAAGAGCACGCCGGCGAAGGTGGAGACGTACACCCGGTGGTCGTTCCACTTCTTCGGGCTCGCGGAGATCGCCGCCGCAGGGGTGTCCGCGTTCAGTCAGGTCGACGCGCGGCTCGCGGCCGTGCTCTTCCTGGCGGTCACCGCACACGCCGTCGTCCTCATGGTGGTCGCGTCCCGGACCCTGGACTGGGAGCTCGGCCTGCGGAAGAAGCCCGTGCGACCGCTGTGGGTCCTCGCCGTCCTCACCATGGTGATCGCAGCCGCCGCACTGACCTTCGCCAAGCGCGGGCCGGACAACGACGCCGCCGCCGCGGCGGCGGGTGGCGTCTTCGGGTGTGTCGTGACCATCGGATCCGGTGTCCTCGCCCTCGGGGTGCGCAGCCACCGGCACACCGCCGCGCTCGTGCTCGGTGTCGCGACCGGAACCGGAGCCCTGTCGCTCGTGCTGGGCGCTCCGGTCCCCGCCGCTCTGTTCACCGCGGGCGTGGTGCTCGTGGGCGGCGGCTTCATCTCCTTCACCTGCGTGTTCTCCGTGTGGCTGCTCAACGCGGTATACCAGCTCGACGAGGCGCGGGAGACCCGCGCCCGGCTCGCCGTCGCCGAGGAGCGGCTGCGGTTCGGCCGCGACCTGCACGACGTGATGGGACGGAACCTGGCGGTGATCGCCCTCAAGAGCGAACTGGCCGTCCAGCTGTCCCGGCGCGGCCGGTCCGAGGCGGTGGAGCAGATGATCGAGGTGCAGCGCATCGCCCAGGAGTCGCAGCGGGAGGTCCGGGACGTCGTGCGCGGCTACCGGGAGGCCGCCCTGGAGGTCGAGCTCGCCGGTGCCCGGGGCGTGCTCTCGGCGGCCGGCATCGACGCGGTGGTCACCGGCGAGACGGCCGGGCTGCCCCCCGAGGTCCAGTCGGCGCTCGGCTGGGTGGTGCGGGAGGCGACGACCAACGTGCTGCGGCACGGGAACGCGCAGAAGTGTGCCGTCGCGGTACGAGTTTCGGAGGGACGTGCGGTGCTGACGGTGGAGAACGACGGCGTGGCGGAGGTGACCGACGACGGCGGTGCCGCGCGGCCGGGCGGCTCCGGGCTCGCGGGACTGCGGGAGCGGCTGGCCGCCGTGGACGGCACGCTGGAGGCCGGGAGCGCGGGCAAGGGCGTGTTCCGGCTGAGGGCCGAGGTCCCGCTGCCCGCGTCCGCCGGGGCGGGCGTGCTGGAGGCCGCGTCGTGA
- a CDS encoding response regulator transcription factor — MPVRVLLADDEHLIRGALAALLSLEEDLTVVAEAATGPEALAMARAHEPDVAVLDLQMPGADGVKVATSLRAELPACRVLIVTSHGRPGHLKRALAAGVRGFVPKTVSAQRLAELIRTVHAGNRYVDPELAADAISAGDSPLTAREAEVLEHAADGAPVAEIAERAALAEGTVRNYLSSAASKLGAENRHAAVRLARERGWV; from the coding sequence ATGCCCGTACGCGTGCTGCTCGCCGACGACGAGCACCTCATCCGCGGGGCGCTGGCCGCCCTGCTCTCCCTGGAGGAGGACCTCACCGTGGTCGCCGAGGCGGCCACCGGGCCGGAGGCGCTGGCGATGGCGCGGGCCCACGAACCGGACGTCGCCGTACTGGATCTCCAGATGCCCGGCGCGGACGGTGTGAAGGTCGCCACATCGCTGCGGGCCGAGCTGCCCGCCTGCCGGGTGCTGATCGTGACCAGCCACGGGCGGCCCGGCCATCTGAAACGGGCGCTCGCGGCGGGGGTGCGCGGCTTCGTGCCCAAGACGGTCAGCGCCCAGCGGCTCGCCGAGCTGATCCGCACCGTGCACGCCGGAAACCGTTACGTCGACCCCGAGTTGGCGGCCGACGCGATCTCCGCCGGGGACTCGCCGCTGACCGCGCGGGAGGCCGAGGTGCTGGAGCACGCCGCCGACGGGGCGCCCGTCGCGGAGATCGCCGAGCGGGCCGCGCTCGCCGAGGGCACCGTGCGGAACTACCTGTCGTCGGCCGCGAGCAAGCTCGGCGCGGAGAACCGGCACGCGGCGGTGCGGCTCGCGAGGGAGCGGGGTTGGGTATAG
- a CDS encoding phosphoribosylaminoimidazolesuccinocarboxamide synthase, producing the protein MSGFVEKPEPLQVPGLVHLHTGKVRELYQNEAGDLVMVASDRISAYDWVLPTEIPDKGRVLTQLSLWWFEQLADLVPNHVLSTELPPGAPADWEGRALVCKSLRMVPVECVARGYLTGSGLAEYDETRTVCGLALPEGLVDGSELPAPIFTPATKAEVGEHDENVSYEQVAHQVGADTAARLRQATLAVYSRARDVARERGIVLADTKFEFGLDGDDLILADEVLTPDSSRFWPADQWRPGRAQPSYDKQFVRDWLTSAESGWDRKSERPPPPLPRQVVDATRAKYVEAYERLTGLSWS; encoded by the coding sequence GTGTCCGGATTCGTCGAAAAGCCCGAGCCGCTCCAGGTTCCGGGTCTGGTGCATCTGCACACCGGCAAGGTGCGCGAGCTGTACCAGAACGAGGCGGGCGACCTCGTGATGGTCGCCAGCGACCGCATCTCCGCCTACGACTGGGTGCTGCCGACCGAGATCCCCGACAAGGGCCGGGTCCTCACCCAGCTCTCCCTGTGGTGGTTCGAGCAACTCGCCGACCTGGTCCCGAACCACGTCCTGAGCACCGAGCTGCCCCCGGGCGCCCCCGCCGACTGGGAGGGCCGCGCCCTGGTCTGCAAGTCGCTGCGGATGGTCCCCGTGGAGTGCGTGGCCCGCGGCTACCTCACCGGCTCCGGGCTGGCCGAGTACGACGAGACCCGTACCGTCTGCGGCCTCGCGCTGCCCGAGGGCCTCGTCGACGGCTCGGAGCTGCCCGCCCCGATCTTCACCCCGGCCACCAAGGCGGAGGTCGGCGAGCACGACGAGAACGTCTCCTACGAGCAGGTCGCCCATCAGGTCGGCGCGGACACCGCGGCCCGCCTGCGCCAGGCCACCCTCGCCGTCTACTCCCGCGCCCGGGACGTCGCCCGCGAACGCGGCATCGTGCTGGCCGACACCAAGTTCGAGTTCGGCCTCGACGGCGACGACCTGATCCTCGCCGACGAGGTGCTCACCCCGGACTCCTCCCGCTTCTGGCCGGCCGACCAGTGGCGGCCGGGCCGCGCGCAGCCGTCGTACGACAAGCAGTTCGTCCGGGACTGGCTGACCTCGGCGGAGTCCGGCTGGGACCGGAAGAGCGAGCGGCCCCCGCCGCCGCTGCCCCGGCAGGTCGTGGACGCCACCCGCGCCAAGTACGTGGAGGCCTACGAGCGCCTGACCGGCCTCAGCTGGTCGTAG
- a CDS encoding N,N-dimethylformamidase beta subunit family domain-containing protein, with product MGPEQIRRWESGALAHAVTDPFGQGPVPWLRGGETYFGDTGQVVAWYADPDAAPDTDGTPGPPGTRYREWRTDGGGPRAADDVRRQIKGFTATGAAAPGEAIDFHITVDPPQEFSVDVYRIGHYGGDGAAKITTSPRLSGIVQPSPLTADRTVSCHHWWLSWRLQIPSYWNIGAYVAVLTTADGHRSHVPFTVRDSHPADLLLLLPDVTWQAYNLYPEDGRTGASLYHAWDEEGRLLGEADAATTVSFDRPYAGAGLPLHVGHAYDFIRFAERYGYDLAYADARDLHSGRIDPSRYRGLVFPGHDEYWSVPMRRTTELAREHGTSLVFLSANTMYWQVELGPSPSGAPDRLLTCRKRKGPGKPVLWREIDRPEQQLLGIQYAGRVPEPHPMIVRNAGHWLWEATGAHEGDEIEDLVAGEADRYFPRAPLPEHDERVLLAHSPYTDADGARRHQETSLYRAPSGAWVFASGTFAWSPALDRPGHVDPRVQRATANLLDRICKRD from the coding sequence ATGGGGCCCGAGCAGATCCGCCGCTGGGAGTCCGGCGCACTCGCGCACGCCGTCACGGACCCCTTCGGACAGGGGCCCGTCCCCTGGCTGCGCGGCGGCGAGACGTACTTCGGCGACACCGGCCAGGTCGTCGCCTGGTACGCGGACCCGGACGCCGCACCGGACACGGACGGCACACCGGGCCCGCCCGGCACCAGGTACCGCGAGTGGCGCACCGACGGCGGCGGCCCGCGCGCCGCCGACGACGTCCGCCGCCAGATCAAGGGCTTCACCGCCACCGGAGCCGCCGCCCCCGGCGAGGCCATCGACTTCCACATCACGGTCGACCCGCCGCAGGAGTTCAGCGTCGACGTCTACCGCATCGGCCACTACGGCGGTGACGGCGCCGCCAAGATCACCACCAGCCCCCGGCTGTCCGGCATCGTCCAGCCCTCGCCGCTCACCGCCGACCGCACGGTCTCCTGCCACCACTGGTGGCTGTCCTGGCGGCTGCAGATCCCGTCGTACTGGAACATCGGCGCGTACGTCGCCGTCCTGACCACCGCCGACGGCCACCGTTCCCACGTGCCGTTCACGGTCCGCGACAGCCACCCCGCCGACCTGCTGCTCCTCCTGCCGGACGTCACCTGGCAGGCGTACAACCTCTACCCGGAGGACGGCCGCACCGGCGCCAGCCTGTACCACGCCTGGGACGAGGAGGGCCGCCTGCTGGGCGAGGCGGACGCCGCGACGACCGTCTCCTTCGACCGTCCGTACGCGGGCGCCGGGCTCCCCCTGCACGTCGGCCACGCCTACGATTTCATCCGCTTCGCCGAGCGCTACGGCTACGACCTCGCCTACGCCGACGCCCGCGACCTGCACTCCGGCCGCATCGACCCCTCCCGCTACCGGGGCCTGGTCTTCCCCGGGCACGACGAGTACTGGTCCGTCCCGATGCGCCGGACCACGGAACTCGCCCGCGAGCACGGCACCTCCCTGGTCTTCCTCTCCGCCAACACCATGTACTGGCAGGTGGAGCTCGGCCCGTCCCCGTCCGGCGCCCCCGACCGCCTGCTGACCTGCCGCAAGCGCAAGGGGCCGGGCAAGCCGGTGCTGTGGCGGGAGATCGACCGGCCCGAGCAGCAGCTCCTCGGCATCCAGTACGCCGGCCGCGTCCCCGAGCCCCACCCGATGATCGTCCGCAACGCCGGGCACTGGCTGTGGGAGGCGACCGGCGCCCACGAGGGCGACGAGATCGAGGACCTGGTCGCCGGCGAGGCCGACCGCTACTTCCCGCGCGCCCCGCTCCCCGAGCACGACGAGCGGGTCCTGCTGGCGCACAGCCCCTACACCGACGCGGACGGCGCCCGCCGCCACCAGGAGACATCGCTGTACCGGGCGCCGTCGGGCGCCTGGGTCTTCGCGTCCGGGACGTTCGCCTGGTCCCCGGCCCTGGACCGCCCGGGCCACGTCGACCCGCGCGTCCAGCGGGCCACCGCCAACCTCCTGGACCGCATCTGCAAACGGGACTGA